The following are from one region of the Ictalurus furcatus strain D&B chromosome 11, Billie_1.0, whole genome shotgun sequence genome:
- the si:dkey-117n7.5 gene encoding tissue factor pathway inhibitor yields the protein MLSGVGEIQPRSAVQSFRSRSSTSPERSLTHGDEEGRELHVVVNTNDPDYEHVYSIESYDDPMEEIVDFMPSVNQSQVREKREVKGEDPCTLPLDEGECSRYTLRWYFNSQVSECRPFIYSGCGGNANRYAHKEECEQHCLQQSGDALGSNSGR from the exons ATGTTGTCAGGTGTGGGAGAAATTCAGCCCCGTTCAGCGGTGCAGTCTTTCCGAAGTCGCTCCTCCACGTCCCCTGAGCGCTCGCTAACCCATGGGGACGAGGAGG gtcGTGAGCTGCATGTTGTGGTGAACACAAATGACCCAGATTATGAGCATGTTTACTCTATAGAGAGCTATGATGACCCCATGGAGGAAATTGTTGACTTTATGCCCTCAGTCAATCAGAGCCAAG tgagagagaaaagagaggttAAAGGTGAAG atccGTGCACCTTGCCGCTGGATGAGGGCGAGTGCTCCAGATACACTCTTCGCTGGTACTTCAATTCTCAGGTGAGCGAGTGCAGACCCTTCATCTACAGCGGCTGCGGAGGAAACGCTAACCGCTACGCACACAAAGAGGAGTGTGAACAACACTGCCTACAACAGAGcggag ATGCTCTGGGGTCGAATAGTGGACGGTAA
- the LOC128614761 gene encoding G-protein coupled receptor 22 produces MIVSMETDGSFSEGPTLTLLQSNDGVGAGLVEPEEAWLGFRATVSAVLLLELLLGVGGNLTVLVLYCGHCSLLESVSHAVTLSLHTLDLLLCLLCLPITAMLLLLGGASSPHHVLLCCLHESAATFASVGTALNLLLISLDRYDISVRPANRLLTPRRAAFLLAGVWVVSLTLPVLPFVEAGLGSGATDGAPVYSNSTLLCSQLVGTLQAHLFLQAPIFLCSLAVMLFTYSRILQALRIRIGHPARAQRGTTQLVRRPWQRRTRSAGSPDHVIKTLSVSPPPLSTGPLVASDTITTVTMNTETNTPSVNTPLSPTPTATTPFALTPNVGSSLGAAPLSPMPTLSAVTTPLNNNPNASTINTPLHPTRSIPLNPNPTISTITTPLSPTATHAPPSVGVGASVSAILALRRAVRRHRDRRERQKRVFRMSVIIVLSFLLCWAPLSITPLLHLAIGPSDWLEHLRVCFLVLAYWTVVLHPLLYAFTRQKLRKVLHTRLRRLRNKNNNTYTIARTKQRNQRKHRANCSDATDRCLMETVRE; encoded by the exons ATGATTGTTTCCATGGAGACAGATGGCAGCTTTTCCGAGGGCCCCACACTCACGCTCCTACAGTCAAATGACGGtgtgggggcggggcttgtcGAGCCAGAGGAGGCGTGGCTCGGCTTCCGGGCCACCGTGAGTGCTGTGCTGCTATTGGAGTTGCTGCTCGGCGTGGGCGGCAACCTGACGGTGTTGGTGTTGTACTGCGGCCACTGCAGCCTTCTGGAGTCGGTCAGCCATGCTGTCACACTCAGCCTGCACACGCTTGACCTGTTACTCTGTCTGCTCTGCCTGCCCATCACTGCAATGCTCCTCCTTCTGGGTGGAGCCTCCAGCCCTCACCACGTCCTGCTCTGCTGTCTCCACGAATCAGCAGCCACCTTCGCCAGTGTAGGAACTGCACTCAACCTGTTGCTCATTAGCCTCGATCGCTACGACATCAGCGTCCGTCCAGCCAATCGTCTGCTTACACCACGGAGAGCAGCGTTTTTGCTAGCTGGAGTGTGGGTGGTGTCTTTAACCTTGCCAGTCTTGCCATTTGTGGAGGCAGGTCTTGGCTCTGGGGCAACAGATGGAGCACCTGTTTACTCAAATAGCACCTTGTTGTGTTCCCAACTGGTAGGGACTCTACAAGCTCATCTCTTTCTGCAGGCTCCCATCTTCCTGTGCTCACTGGCTGTAATGCTGTTTACTTACTCACGCATCCTGCAGGCCCTGCGCATTCGCATCGGACATCCGGCCAGAGCGCAAAGAGGCACCACGCAACTTGTCCGGCGCCCCTGGCAGCGTCGTACGAGGTCTGCAGGGTCACCAGATCACGTGATAAAGACTTTATCTGTAtctcctcctcccctctccACTGGACCGCTTGTGGCCTCAGACACCATTACCACGGTGACTATGAACACAGAGACCAACACACCATCAGTGAACACTCCACTGAGTCCAACCCCCACTGCAACCACACCCTTTGCACTGACCCCGAATGTCGGCTCATCACTGGGGGCAGCGCCTTTGAGTCCTATGCCTACACTGTCCGCTGTAACCACACCTCTAAACAATAACCCAAATGCTTCCACCATCAACACCCCTCTACACCCCACAAGATCCATACCACTAAACCCTAATCCAACTATATCCACCATAACCACCC CATTAAGTCCCACTGCTACTCATGCCCCACCCAGTGTTGGTGTTGGGGCCTCAGTGTCAGCCATCTTGGCCCTGCGCCGTGCCGTGAGACGTCACAGAGACCGAAGGGAACGTCAGAAACGTGTCTTCCGCATGTCCGTCATCATTGTCCTCTCTTTCCTGCTGTGCTGGGCTCCTCTGTCCATTACACCACTCCTACATCTGGCCATCGGAccctctgattggctggagcACCTCAGGGTCTGCTTCCTAGTGCTTGCCTACTGGACAGTGGTGCTTCATCCGCTGCTGTATGCATTCACACGGCAGAAACTGCGCAAAGTCCTGCACACACGTCTGCGCAGGCTAcgcaacaaaaacaacaacacatacACCATCGCTCGGACAAAGCAGAGGAATCAGCGCAAGCATAGGGCAAACTGCAGCGATGCTACCGACCgctgtctgatggagactgtCCGTGAGTGA